The following are from one region of the Candidatus Eisenbacteria bacterium genome:
- a CDS encoding TldD/PmbA family protein encodes MRPTEAECRRLTEKALSYAPSPEASVSMTFSETSNTRFANNEITTSGASESINVVVAVTRDGRTGRVTLNEISDAALERAMKRAGELAQVLPADPEYVGPLPAQKYLSIAAFDETTAKFQAADRLPGVRAVIDPAAEQKMNSSGFFLNGCSTQCLANKAGNFGYHRSTDASYSATVRTADGTGSGWADDSSTRVKEVDALALAKRALQKASASASPKALEPGDYTVVLEPAAVADLLGNNLTQALSARTAEEGRSYFSKKGGGTLVSEKVFGDMVTLKSDPTDARRPGLPWITAGGGGGGGGGGGFGGGFAGDFGIATRPITWIEKGVLKGLAYDRYWAHRAGREPTPAPTSMVLEGGQDTLEKLIASTDRGLLVTHFWYIRVVNPQTMQLTGLTRDGLWLIEDGKISRPVMNFRFNESPGVLLSNILGMTPAVRAGNAIVPAIKASNFTFSSLSDAV; translated from the coding sequence ATGCGTCCGACCGAAGCCGAGTGCCGCCGCCTCACCGAGAAGGCGCTGAGCTATGCGCCCTCGCCCGAGGCCTCGGTCTCGATGACGTTCTCCGAGACGTCGAACACGCGCTTCGCCAACAACGAGATCACGACCTCCGGCGCTTCGGAGTCGATCAACGTGGTCGTCGCGGTGACGCGTGACGGGAGGACCGGCCGTGTCACGCTCAACGAGATCAGCGACGCGGCTCTCGAGCGCGCCATGAAGCGAGCCGGCGAGCTGGCGCAGGTGCTTCCCGCCGATCCGGAATACGTCGGCCCGCTGCCGGCGCAGAAGTACCTTTCGATCGCCGCCTTCGACGAGACGACGGCCAAGTTCCAGGCCGCCGACCGGTTGCCGGGCGTGCGCGCGGTCATCGATCCGGCCGCCGAGCAAAAGATGAACTCCTCAGGGTTCTTCCTCAATGGCTGCAGCACGCAGTGCCTCGCCAACAAGGCCGGAAACTTCGGATACCACCGGTCCACCGATGCCTCGTACAGCGCCACGGTCCGCACCGCGGACGGCACGGGATCGGGGTGGGCCGACGACTCCTCGACGCGCGTGAAGGAAGTGGACGCGCTGGCCCTGGCCAAGCGAGCGCTGCAGAAGGCGAGCGCCTCGGCGAGTCCGAAGGCTCTGGAGCCCGGCGACTACACCGTGGTGCTCGAGCCCGCCGCGGTGGCCGATCTGTTGGGCAACAATCTCACTCAGGCCCTGTCCGCGCGCACCGCCGAGGAAGGCCGTTCCTACTTCTCGAAGAAAGGCGGAGGCACGCTGGTCTCCGAGAAGGTCTTTGGCGACATGGTCACGCTGAAGAGCGATCCCACCGATGCGCGCCGGCCTGGACTTCCGTGGATCACCGCGGGAGGCGGAGGCGGCGGCGGCGGCGGTGGCGGCTTCGGTGGCGGCTTCGCGGGTGACTTCGGAATCGCCACGCGCCCGATCACCTGGATCGAGAAGGGGGTTCTGAAGGGCCTCGCCTACGATCGCTACTGGGCTCACCGCGCCGGCCGCGAGCCCACGCCCGCGCCGACGAGCATGGTGCTCGAAGGCGGCCAGGACACGCTGGAGAAGCTCATCGCTTCCACGGATCGTGGGCTTCTGGTGACGCACTTCTGGTACATCCGCGTCGTCAATCCTCAGACCATGCAGCTCACAGGATTGACCCGAGATGGTCTGTGGCTGATCGAAGACGGAAAGATCTCGCGTCCGGTCATGAACTTCCGCTTCAACGAAAGCCCGGGTGTGCTGCTCAGCAATATCCTGGGCATGACGCCGGCGGTGAGGGCGGGCAACGCCATCGTCCCCGCGATCAAGGCGTCCAACTTCACGTTCTCGAGCCTCAGCGACGCCGTCTAG
- a CDS encoding zinc metalloprotease, which translates to MRLQVPQFAHSPDSVFIVLLCCLATVTWTGEAFPSSNFDGRACGTVEPSATEAQIIQQELEEKTGGPGAQSGVGGIVRVAVHVLHNGVEGNVTDAQIEAQIRELNLDFSGAAGGYDTGYRFVLVSVDRTLNPDWFDMVQGSNQEKRCKETLAIDPVHTVNIYTARFNALGWSTFPWGVTEDNVYQGMVVHYGSLPGGHITNFNMGRTVTHEMGHYFGLFHTFFTGCQEPNDFVADTPAQAAQTTGCPAEGTDTCPLPGVDPIHNFLDYSYDACYAEFTPGQDARMDGMINTYKPNLITSPLAVSGASSHGIAALRPVIPNPSGPRVQLSFALRQEARVILRVVDLSGRIVAKLVDGVLPAGDHMRVFEAGPAASGIYFADLTAAGERVSRRVVVTR; encoded by the coding sequence ATGCGACTCCAGGTGCCTCAATTCGCCCACTCCCCCGATTCGGTTTTCATCGTTCTGCTTTGCTGTCTCGCCACAGTGACGTGGACCGGCGAGGCTTTCCCGTCGAGCAACTTCGACGGGCGCGCTTGCGGCACCGTGGAGCCCAGCGCGACCGAAGCTCAGATCATCCAGCAGGAGCTCGAGGAGAAGACCGGCGGCCCAGGAGCCCAATCCGGGGTCGGAGGCATCGTTCGCGTCGCCGTGCACGTTCTCCACAACGGCGTCGAAGGGAACGTCACCGATGCCCAGATCGAAGCGCAGATCCGGGAGCTCAACCTCGACTTCAGCGGCGCCGCGGGCGGCTACGACACCGGCTATCGCTTCGTGCTCGTCTCGGTGGACCGCACACTGAACCCTGACTGGTTCGATATGGTCCAGGGCTCGAACCAGGAGAAGCGCTGCAAGGAAACCCTGGCCATCGATCCCGTGCACACCGTCAACATCTACACCGCCAGGTTCAACGCGCTCGGCTGGTCGACGTTCCCGTGGGGTGTGACCGAGGACAACGTGTACCAGGGAATGGTCGTCCATTACGGCTCGCTGCCCGGCGGCCACATCACGAACTTCAACATGGGGCGCACCGTCACGCACGAGATGGGTCATTACTTCGGTCTCTTCCATACCTTCTTCACCGGCTGCCAGGAGCCCAATGATTTCGTTGCCGACACGCCGGCCCAGGCGGCGCAGACGACCGGGTGCCCGGCCGAGGGAACGGATACGTGTCCGCTGCCCGGTGTGGATCCGATCCACAATTTCCTCGACTACTCCTATGACGCCTGCTACGCGGAATTCACTCCCGGCCAGGACGCTCGCATGGACGGGATGATCAACACCTACAAGCCGAACCTGATCACCTCTCCGCTCGCGGTCTCCGGGGCTTCGAGTCACGGCATCGCGGCGCTGCGCCCCGTGATTCCCAATCCCTCCGGGCCGCGGGTCCAGCTTTCCTTCGCGCTCCGCCAGGAAGCGCGCGTGATCCTGCGGGTCGTGGACCTCTCGGGGAGGATCGTGGCGAAGCTCGTCGACGGTGTGCTTCCGGCGGGGGATCACATGCGGGTGTTCGAAGCAGGACCGGCGGCGAGCGGGATCTATTTCGCCGACCTGACCGCGGCGGGGGAGCGTGTATCGCGACGAGTGGTCGTGACTCGCTAG
- a CDS encoding TldD/PmbA family protein encodes MTLSRRQFLRAIGLTTGALTIGNALEGPFLSIQRLEAAPLSAAELKALADVALDRAKKLGCTYADIRINRYRNQIVSLRTSPDRASGTTSGKVNHVPSVIESESFGFGVRVIHSGAWGFAASPAVHRDQIGKIAAQATSIAKANSALRRRPVQLAPVPAYQDRYVTPFQRNPFDVPIEEKLDYLQRSNAAAKKVSGVSTVNASMWFRTEDKYYASTDGSYIQQLIVQTAPSMSATAVDLSSRKTKTRNFQVQPVTGGYEHIERCKMVDQAGRVGAEAVEHLAAPSVSPGVKDLILLPSHLCLTIHESIGHSTELDRALGYEANYAGTSFLAPPAEKMGKFQFGSKLVNVQGDRTLPQAMSTVGYDDDGVKATSWPMIQEGVFMAYQTIRDQAHLVGEKASRGCCYAESFDHIPFQRMPNVWLKAGPDGTSLDDLIGQVEDGVLIDGRGSYSIDQQRYNFQFGGDAFWEIKGGKKTRMIADVAYQSRTQDFWNACAAIADQRFWENYGLTNDGKGQPSQANAMSHGCAPALFRRINVLRTE; translated from the coding sequence GTGACCCTGTCTCGCCGCCAGTTCCTGCGCGCGATCGGTCTCACCACCGGCGCGCTCACCATCGGCAATGCGCTCGAAGGGCCGTTCCTCTCCATCCAGCGCCTCGAAGCGGCGCCGCTCAGCGCCGCGGAGCTCAAGGCCCTTGCCGACGTCGCGCTCGACCGCGCGAAGAAGCTGGGCTGCACCTACGCCGACATCCGGATCAATCGCTATCGAAACCAGATCGTGTCGCTGCGCACCAGCCCCGATCGCGCCAGTGGAACCACGAGCGGCAAGGTCAACCACGTCCCGTCGGTGATCGAGAGCGAATCGTTCGGGTTCGGAGTGCGAGTGATCCATTCGGGAGCGTGGGGCTTCGCCGCCAGCCCCGCCGTGCATCGAGACCAGATCGGCAAGATCGCCGCTCAGGCGACGTCCATCGCCAAGGCGAACTCCGCCCTGCGACGCCGTCCGGTCCAGCTCGCGCCGGTGCCGGCCTACCAGGACCGCTATGTCACGCCGTTCCAGCGCAACCCCTTCGACGTGCCGATCGAGGAGAAGCTGGACTACCTGCAGCGATCCAACGCCGCGGCCAAGAAAGTGTCGGGCGTCAGCACGGTGAACGCCTCGATGTGGTTCCGCACCGAGGACAAGTACTACGCCTCCACCGACGGCTCGTACATCCAGCAGCTCATCGTCCAGACGGCGCCCTCGATGAGCGCGACCGCGGTGGATCTGTCGAGCCGTAAGACCAAGACGCGCAACTTCCAGGTTCAGCCGGTCACGGGCGGCTACGAGCACATCGAGCGCTGCAAGATGGTCGACCAGGCCGGCCGCGTGGGCGCCGAAGCCGTCGAGCACCTTGCCGCGCCGTCGGTCAGTCCCGGAGTGAAGGACCTGATCCTCCTGCCCTCGCACCTCTGCCTGACGATTCACGAGAGCATCGGCCATTCCACCGAGCTCGATCGCGCGCTCGGCTACGAAGCGAACTACGCCGGAACCTCGTTCCTGGCGCCGCCCGCCGAGAAGATGGGGAAGTTCCAGTTCGGTTCGAAGCTGGTGAACGTCCAGGGCGACCGCACGCTGCCCCAGGCGATGTCGACGGTGGGTTACGACGACGACGGCGTGAAGGCCACGTCGTGGCCCATGATCCAGGAAGGCGTCTTCATGGCCTACCAGACCATTCGCGATCAGGCGCACCTGGTGGGCGAGAAGGCATCGCGCGGCTGCTGCTACGCCGAGAGCTTCGACCACATTCCGTTCCAGCGGATGCCCAACGTCTGGCTCAAGGCGGGGCCTGACGGAACCAGCCTCGACGACCTGATCGGCCAGGTCGAGGACGGGGTCCTGATCGATGGTCGCGGCTCGTACTCGATCGACCAGCAGCGCTACAACTTCCAGTTCGGCGGGGACGCCTTCTGGGAGATCAAGGGCGGCAAGAAGACCCGGATGATCGCCGACGTCGCCTACCAGAGCCGCACGCAGGACTTCTGGAACGCCTGCGCGGCGATCGCCGACCAGCGCTTCTGGGAGAACTATGGGCTCACCAACGACGGCAAGGGCCAGCCGAGCCAGGCCAACGCGATGAGCCACGGGTGCGCGCCGGCGCTGTTCCGGCGCATCAACGTGCTGCGCACGGAGTAG